One part of the Phoenix dactylifera cultivar Barhee BC4 chromosome 4, palm_55x_up_171113_PBpolish2nd_filt_p, whole genome shotgun sequence genome encodes these proteins:
- the LOC103714538 gene encoding protein CANDIDATE G-PROTEIN COUPLED RECEPTOR 2-like, with protein MRGLEQISGIPLAVSPDGPPPAEGGANGPVFSSSVSECHGIWYNLAVIVPSALFVVYLASQARKNVAKLTYGRSYIMIAYYALLWLISILNLLWCALQAWQCTSEKEFSWNMLSLFTKSGMLFLEVSLVAFLLQGNHASGLEALARTFVISGVIVAADILIKAIYAFGFGVPLFIDYSESANRVKWGLWIVHKLLLTAVYGIILFMHHSKWRERLPARPAFYNYICAMFSLNLLSLFACVLMGNGAGFGFWLFNLATICYHSLYLPLLYVTFLADFFQEEDLRLENVYYSEMKDAGFFDADWD; from the exons ATGAGAGGACTGGAGCAAATCTCGGGGATCCCCCTTGCGGTCTCACCGGACGGGCCGCCTCCGGCGGAAGGAGGGGCGAACGGGCCGGTGTTTTCGTCGTCGGTCTCGGAATGTCACGGAATCTGGTACAACCTCGCCGTAATCGTTCCGTCGGCCCTCTTCGTCGTGTACTTGGCTTCCCAGGCGCGGAAGAACGTCGCGAAGCTCACCTATGGCCGGTCTTACATCATGATCGCGTACTACGCCCTACTCTGGCTCATTAGCATTCTCAATCTCTTGTGGTGCGCTCTCCAG GCATGGCAATGCACTTCAGAAAAGGAATTCTCATGGAACATGTTGTCATTGTTTACAAAATCAGGGATGTTGTTCTTGGAAGTTAGTTTGGTGGCCTTTTTACTTCAAGGAAATCATGCAAGTGGGCTGGAAGCTTTAGCACGGACATTTGTTATCTCAGGTGTCATAGTTGCTGCAGATATATTAATCAAG gCTATCTATGCATTTGGTTTTGGAGTTCCGCTATTCATTGATTATAGTGAATCAGCCAATCGTGTGAAATGGGGTCTGTGGATTGTGCACAAGCTGTTGCTTACTGCAGTTTATGGCATAATTTTGTTCATGCACCATTCAAAGTGGAGAGAGAGGTTACCAG CAAGACCGGCATTTTATAACTACATCTGTGCAATGTTCTCATTGAATCTGTTATCGCTGTTTGCCTGCGTGCTTATGGGAAACGGAGCTGGATTTGGGTTTTG GTTGTTCAATCTAGCAACTATATGCTACCACTCTCTTTACCTTCCACTTCTGTATGTAACATTCCTAGCAGATTTTTTCCAG GAGGAAGATTTGCGTTTGGAGAATGTGTACTACTCTGAGATGAAGGATGCTGGTTTTTTTGATGCTGATTGGGATTAA